In Streptomyces sp. 840.1, one DNA window encodes the following:
- a CDS encoding TIGR00730 family Rossman fold protein encodes MKICVFLSAADLDERYTRPAREFAELIGRGGHTLVWGGSESGLMKVVADGVQEAGGKLVGVSVDFLAAKARTNADEMVIAGDLAERKALLLEKSDAVVIMVGGTGTLDEATEILELKKHGKHTKPVVLLNTAGFYDGLRQQFQRMEDEGFLPLPLTDLVFFAKDGVGALAYLEEWSGLQ; translated from the coding sequence ATGAAGATCTGCGTATTCCTCTCCGCCGCCGACCTCGACGAGCGCTACACCCGTCCCGCCCGCGAGTTCGCCGAACTGATCGGCCGGGGCGGACACACCCTGGTCTGGGGCGGCTCCGAGAGCGGGCTGATGAAGGTCGTGGCCGACGGGGTGCAGGAGGCCGGCGGGAAGCTGGTCGGGGTCTCGGTGGACTTCCTGGCCGCCAAGGCCCGCACCAACGCCGACGAGATGGTGATCGCGGGCGACCTCGCGGAGCGCAAGGCCCTCCTCCTGGAGAAGTCCGACGCCGTCGTGATCATGGTGGGTGGCACCGGGACGCTCGACGAGGCCACCGAGATCCTGGAGCTCAAGAAGCACGGCAAGCACACCAAGCCGGTCGTGCTGCTCAACACCGCAGGCTTCTACGACGGCCTGCGCCAGCAGTTCCAGCGCATGGAGGACGAGGGCTTCCTGCCCCTCCCGCTTACCGACCTGGTGTTCTTCGCGAAGGACGGCGTGGGCGCGCTGGCCTACCTGGAGGAGTGGTCCGGCCTGCAGTGA
- a CDS encoding alpha/beta fold hydrolase, whose amino-acid sequence MDKTLSRDGTLIAYRCRGEGPPVILVGGALATAATEAPLARLLAPRFHVVTYDRRGRGDSGDSGPYAVEREIEDLGAVVAAVGGRPSVFGAGAGGALALEAQAAGLPVGLLAVYEPPYTPGPAGLLFKAGCTERLHRLLSAGDRDGAVELFLATTGVPADLIARMRSAPLWRNLESMAHTLAYDDALLGDGSVPEERFASVTARTLVVVGGFSTASARAATRLLADALPRGRHRTLTGQTRELAPQVVAPVLAEFFTRNVYAGRAF is encoded by the coding sequence ATGGACAAGACTCTCTCCCGCGACGGCACCCTGATCGCGTACCGGTGCCGGGGTGAAGGACCGCCGGTGATCCTGGTGGGCGGGGCCCTGGCCACGGCCGCGACCGAGGCCCCGCTGGCGCGCCTGCTGGCGCCGCGCTTCCACGTCGTCACCTACGACAGGCGCGGCCGGGGCGACAGCGGGGACAGCGGGCCGTACGCGGTGGAGCGCGAGATCGAGGACCTGGGCGCGGTCGTCGCGGCGGTGGGCGGCCGCCCCTCGGTGTTCGGCGCCGGGGCCGGCGGCGCGCTGGCCCTGGAGGCGCAGGCGGCCGGGCTCCCCGTCGGCCTGCTCGCGGTCTACGAGCCGCCGTACACCCCCGGCCCGGCCGGGCTGCTGTTCAAGGCGGGCTGCACGGAGCGGCTGCACCGGCTGCTGTCCGCCGGGGACCGGGACGGGGCGGTGGAGCTCTTCCTGGCCACGACGGGCGTCCCGGCCGATCTGATCGCCAGGATGCGGAGTGCGCCGCTGTGGCGGAACCTTGAGTCGATGGCGCACACTCTGGCGTACGACGACGCGCTGCTCGGCGACGGCTCGGTGCCCGAGGAGCGGTTCGCCTCCGTCACGGCACGGACCCTCGTGGTCGTCGGCGGGTTCAGCACGGCCTCCGCGAGGGCGGCGACCCGGCTACTGGCGGACGCCCTCCCCCGGGGCCGCCACCGCACGCTGACGGGCCAGACCCGCGAGCTGGCCCCGCAGGTGGTCGCGCCGGTGCTGGCGGAGTTCTTCACCCGGAACGTGTACGCGGGCCGGGCGTTCTGA
- the ligA gene encoding NAD-dependent DNA ligase LigA yields the protein MAGEEQTAGPVEARTEVPPEARTEVPAEPRERHALLAEQLEEHRFRYYVNDQPVVSDAEFDRLMRELEALEDTYPALRTPDSPSQKVAGPYRTEFTSVEHRERMLSLDNAFDDEELATWDERVARDVGATGYHYLCELKIDGLAVNLTYENGLLTRAATRGDGRTGEDITPNVRTIAEIPHRLKGDRVPALVEIRGEVFFPMEGFEELNARLVEADDKPFANPRNAAAGSLRQKDPKVTASRPLHMVVHGIGAREGFDIDCLSHAYELLQAWGLPTAKYNKVVDSLEGVREFIAYFGENRHSVEHEIDGVVVKLDEIPLQGRLGSTSRAPRWAIAWKYAPEEVNTKLVNIRVGVGRTGRVTPYAQVEPVEVAGSEVEFATLHNQNVVRSKGVLIGDTVVLRKAGDVIPEILGPVVDLRDGTERAFVMPTECPECGTELRPMKEADIDVRCPNARSCPAQLRERVAYLAGRKCLDIDHFGYVAAAALTRPLEPADPPLRDEGDLFGLTVEQLLPIRAYVLDMDSGLPKRDPKTGEEKTALVFANQQGEPKKNAVAMLDAIAAAKEAPLARILTGLSIRHVGPVAAQELARQFRSIDRIDEATEQELSDADGVGPIIAASVKAWFAEDWHREILRKWREAGVRMEDEGAGEEERPRPLEGLTVVVTGTLATHTRDGAKEALQSRGAKVTGSVSKKTSFVVVGDNPGSKYDKAVQLKVPVLDEDGFAVLLADGPDAAREAAVPAGTEPDAESATDVGE from the coding sequence ATGGCCGGCGAAGAGCAGACGGCAGGGCCGGTGGAGGCACGTACCGAGGTGCCGCCGGAGGCACGTACCGAGGTGCCCGCAGAGCCGCGGGAGCGGCACGCGCTCCTCGCCGAGCAGCTGGAGGAGCACCGCTTCCGCTACTACGTGAACGACCAGCCGGTCGTCAGCGACGCCGAGTTCGACCGGCTGATGCGTGAGCTGGAGGCGCTGGAGGACACGTATCCGGCGCTGCGCACGCCCGACTCGCCGTCGCAGAAGGTCGCGGGGCCCTACCGGACGGAGTTCACCTCCGTCGAGCACCGCGAGCGGATGCTGTCCCTGGACAACGCCTTCGACGACGAGGAGCTGGCCACCTGGGACGAGCGCGTCGCCCGGGACGTGGGCGCCACCGGCTACCACTACCTGTGCGAGCTGAAGATCGACGGCCTGGCGGTCAACCTCACCTACGAGAACGGCCTGCTGACCCGGGCCGCGACCCGCGGCGACGGCCGCACCGGTGAGGACATCACGCCCAACGTCCGCACGATCGCGGAGATCCCGCACCGGCTGAAGGGCGACCGCGTGCCGGCGCTCGTCGAGATCCGCGGTGAGGTCTTCTTCCCGATGGAGGGCTTCGAGGAGCTGAACGCCCGGCTGGTGGAGGCGGACGACAAGCCCTTCGCCAACCCGCGCAACGCGGCGGCCGGCTCGCTGCGCCAGAAGGACCCCAAGGTCACCGCGAGCCGCCCGCTCCACATGGTCGTCCACGGCATCGGCGCCCGCGAGGGCTTCGACATCGACTGCCTCTCGCACGCCTACGAGCTGCTCCAGGCCTGGGGCCTGCCCACGGCCAAGTACAACAAGGTGGTCGACTCCCTCGAAGGCGTCAGGGAGTTCATCGCCTACTTCGGCGAGAACCGGCACTCGGTGGAGCACGAGATCGACGGCGTCGTCGTCAAGCTCGACGAGATCCCGCTGCAGGGCCGGCTCGGCTCCACCTCGCGCGCCCCGCGCTGGGCGATCGCCTGGAAGTACGCGCCGGAGGAGGTCAACACCAAGCTGGTCAACATCCGCGTCGGCGTCGGCCGCACCGGCCGCGTCACCCCGTACGCGCAGGTCGAGCCGGTCGAAGTGGCGGGCTCCGAGGTCGAGTTCGCCACCCTGCACAACCAGAACGTGGTGCGGAGCAAGGGCGTACTGATCGGCGACACGGTGGTGCTCCGCAAGGCGGGCGACGTGATCCCCGAGATCCTCGGGCCGGTCGTCGACCTCCGCGACGGCACCGAGCGGGCGTTCGTCATGCCCACCGAGTGCCCCGAGTGCGGCACGGAGCTGCGGCCCATGAAGGAGGCCGACATCGACGTGCGCTGCCCCAACGCCCGCTCCTGCCCCGCCCAGTTGCGCGAGCGCGTCGCCTACCTCGCCGGCCGCAAGTGCCTGGACATCGACCACTTCGGCTATGTCGCCGCCGCCGCGCTGACCCGCCCGCTGGAGCCCGCCGACCCGCCGCTGCGCGACGAGGGCGATCTGTTCGGGCTGACCGTCGAGCAGCTGCTGCCCATCCGCGCCTACGTCCTGGACATGGACAGCGGGCTGCCCAAGCGCGACCCGAAGACGGGGGAGGAGAAGACCGCGCTGGTCTTCGCCAACCAGCAGGGCGAGCCGAAGAAGAACGCCGTCGCGATGCTGGACGCCATCGCGGCCGCCAAGGAGGCCCCGCTGGCCCGCATCCTCACCGGGCTCTCGATCCGGCACGTCGGGCCGGTCGCCGCGCAGGAGCTGGCCCGTCAGTTCCGTTCCATCGACCGGATCGACGAGGCCACCGAGCAGGAGCTGTCCGACGCCGACGGTGTCGGGCCGATCATCGCCGCCTCCGTCAAGGCCTGGTTCGCCGAGGACTGGCACCGCGAGATCCTGCGCAAGTGGCGGGAGGCCGGGGTCCGGATGGAGGACGAGGGAGCCGGCGAGGAGGAGCGGCCGAGGCCGCTCGAAGGACTCACCGTCGTCGTCACAGGCACGCTCGCCACGCACACCAGGGATGGCGCGAAAGAGGCCCTCCAGAGCCGAGGGGCGAAGGTCACGGGCTCCGTCTCGAAGAAGACCTCCTTCGTGGTGGTCGGCGACAACCCCGGCTCGAAGTACGACAAGGCCGTGCAGCTGAAGGTGCCGGTGCTGGACGAGGACGGCTTCGCCGTACTGCTCGCGGACGGACCCGACGCGGCGCGCGAGGCGGCGGTGCCGGCCGGGACGGAGCCGGACGCGGAGTCCGCGACGGACGTCGGGGAGTAG
- a CDS encoding DUF427 domain-containing protein translates to MTATRGHLITVEPAAEHVRVVRDGVLLAESRRPLVLRETGCPVRYYLPPEDVRTELLTASDTRTHCPFKGDASYWSLPGAADLVWAYPEPKEEVAAIKDHFCFYDTEAVPS, encoded by the coding sequence ATGACTGCCACCCGAGGACACCTCATCACCGTGGAGCCCGCCGCCGAGCATGTTCGCGTGGTCCGCGACGGCGTACTGCTCGCGGAGAGCCGGCGCCCCCTCGTCCTGCGCGAGACGGGCTGTCCGGTGCGGTACTACCTGCCCCCCGAGGACGTCCGCACCGAGCTGCTGACGGCGTCGGACACCCGTACCCACTGCCCGTTCAAGGGGGACGCCTCCTACTGGTCGCTGCCGGGCGCGGCGGATCTCGTCTGGGCGTACCCGGAGCCGAAGGAGGAAGTCGCCGCGATCAAGGACCACTTCTGCTTCTACGACACCGAGGCCGTCCCGTCCTGA
- a CDS encoding SDR family oxidoreductase, protein MSTHLITGAGSGIGAAVARRLTERGDDLVLLARDAGRARELAAMHPGARTIVGDLSNPDRLSWAFAQQQVPERLDSLMHIAGVVELGRVGELTPKAWHVQLNANLVAPAELTRLFLPQLRVAEGHVLFVNSGAGLAAHAEWSAYAASKHGLKALADSLRHEEHGNGVRVTTVYPGRTASPMQAKVHQQEGKEYDAERWIDPESIATTILMAIDLPRDAEVNDLTVRPGR, encoded by the coding sequence ATGTCCACTCACCTCATCACCGGCGCCGGTTCCGGCATCGGCGCAGCAGTCGCCCGCCGTCTCACCGAGCGCGGCGACGATCTCGTACTCCTGGCCCGGGACGCGGGCCGCGCCAGGGAACTCGCCGCGATGCACCCCGGCGCCCGCACGATCGTCGGCGACCTCTCCAACCCGGACCGGCTCTCCTGGGCCTTCGCCCAGCAGCAGGTGCCGGAGCGGCTCGACTCGCTGATGCACATCGCTGGCGTCGTCGAGCTCGGCCGGGTCGGGGAGCTCACGCCCAAGGCCTGGCACGTGCAGCTCAACGCCAACCTGGTCGCCCCGGCCGAGCTGACCCGGCTCTTCCTGCCGCAGCTGCGCGTCGCCGAGGGCCACGTCCTCTTCGTCAACTCCGGCGCCGGCCTCGCCGCCCACGCCGAGTGGAGCGCCTACGCGGCGAGCAAGCACGGCCTGAAGGCGCTCGCCGACTCGCTGCGCCACGAGGAGCACGGCAACGGGGTCCGGGTGACCACCGTCTACCCCGGGCGAACCGCGAGCCCCATGCAGGCCAAGGTCCACCAGCAGGAGGGCAAGGAGTACGACGCCGAGCGCTGGATCGACCCGGAGTCCATCGCCACCACGATCCTGATGGCGATCGACCTGCCGCGCGACGCCGAGGTCAACGACCTCACGGTGCGCCCCGGCCGCTGA
- a CDS encoding DUF397 domain-containing protein, with protein sequence MPELGWQRSPFCGGGGNNCVEITASTEDGLIALRKSEPGSPPGHRKERPVRAACRRESWSGP encoded by the coding sequence GTGCCCGAACTTGGCTGGCAACGCTCGCCCTTCTGCGGAGGGGGAGGCAACAACTGTGTCGAGATCACCGCATCGACCGAGGACGGCCTCATCGCCCTGCGCAAGAGCGAGCCCGGCAGCCCTCCTGGTCACCGGAAGGAACGCCCTGTGCGCGCTGCTTGTCGTCGTGAAAGCTGGTCAGGTCCATGA
- a CDS encoding KGGVGR-motif variant AAA ATPase, producing MTQPDEISRIEEILRQSFGEQVRVTADPFVGIRVAVVSEAFTRMTPRARRERVQALVPGAEVVRFELLTPDEARFAEKDELGIPPVLAELPLWPEALANGRADEITVRFPSEDYGTLPSPVVSTFYSLRGGVGRSTALAHAARIIAAQGLKVLCIDMDLEAPGLASLFDVEDRVTEGMGVVPLLAAAEVNGEIYGLDEHVLQVTEDAGLFLLPAGCPGAEYARLLSHLDPSAWYGEDEINPLRLLVEAVSGLAEQPDVVLIDSRTGISPLAAPLLFDVSDINVIAFYPHPQAKAGTRALTRALLAANSRRSVEGKPCTPEIRFLVSPVPATPEVRALYAERAQEWIKDWLSVARNTAGGPAFEALEEITQVIGYQETLAVSDSVMRVQGAEDFTVVADWITGLVEPRDALGEREHEVPEPSKAEVLTSLQFAGETAENQDLEELNGTFLSTADVGRALDLDTVVVIGRKGTGKTAVFRRLAETPTAVVVTGPPGLDTHRSWTPDADVYGTLEADLRERGLEWRQAWPVLVGLAIRQYLSNVPQPNWASAPIGVPAAGGDYLKTDLLNDVRALLSDSQAPLLVGEWLQEIDRSLDGDHVLLFDALDTGFGNSDNDRRRRNDGVAGLLTAVGSLGPQLRKLHFKILLREDIWRESKVPNKSHLSARSARLSWSNKTDYLRIVIKQAWRSQPFRQLVTARLNKPDFRLEKTPVEYWPEEFVRNAWVILASERVSGGRTAYTDNWVWSRLADANGDHAPRALAQMMTAAVGLERGFEAGNSYSRSIIRPRALVESLDEVSESALDALQRDEFPELDPLLRRLRQIGSTPFATEQLEETSPDLVKLARDVGLLEEVPGPREKVERYRVPEMYRKALNMTRKGQA from the coding sequence GTGACACAGCCGGACGAAATCAGTCGTATCGAAGAAATCCTGCGACAGTCCTTTGGGGAGCAGGTGCGGGTCACCGCAGATCCCTTCGTTGGCATTCGGGTTGCGGTGGTCTCGGAGGCGTTCACCAGGATGACGCCGCGGGCTCGGCGCGAGCGCGTCCAGGCCCTGGTGCCGGGCGCGGAAGTCGTCCGTTTTGAGTTGCTGACCCCGGATGAGGCGAGGTTCGCAGAAAAGGACGAACTGGGTATCCCGCCTGTGCTCGCGGAATTGCCGCTGTGGCCCGAGGCGTTGGCGAACGGTCGAGCGGACGAGATCACAGTGCGTTTTCCGTCCGAGGATTACGGCACGCTCCCGTCCCCTGTGGTCTCGACGTTTTACTCGCTGCGTGGCGGCGTCGGCCGATCCACGGCCCTGGCGCACGCGGCGCGCATTATTGCGGCGCAGGGTCTCAAGGTGCTTTGCATCGATATGGACTTGGAAGCCCCCGGTCTAGCGTCGCTCTTCGATGTCGAGGATCGTGTAACCGAAGGCATGGGCGTGGTGCCGTTGCTGGCAGCGGCTGAGGTCAACGGTGAAATCTACGGGCTGGACGAACACGTCCTACAGGTCACCGAGGATGCTGGCCTGTTTCTGCTTCCGGCGGGGTGCCCCGGCGCGGAGTACGCCCGACTGCTTTCCCACCTCGATCCTTCGGCCTGGTACGGGGAAGACGAAATTAACCCCCTGCGATTGTTGGTGGAGGCAGTGTCTGGCCTCGCTGAGCAGCCGGACGTGGTCCTTATCGATTCTCGAACCGGCATCAGTCCGTTGGCGGCTCCCCTGCTGTTCGACGTCTCCGACATCAACGTGATTGCCTTCTACCCGCACCCACAGGCCAAGGCTGGCACTCGGGCGCTCACCCGTGCTCTGCTCGCAGCGAATTCCCGTCGCTCGGTGGAGGGAAAGCCGTGCACTCCGGAGATTCGCTTCCTGGTGTCCCCGGTGCCAGCCACCCCTGAGGTTCGCGCTCTGTATGCGGAGCGCGCCCAGGAGTGGATCAAGGATTGGTTGTCCGTAGCACGAAACACCGCAGGCGGCCCGGCTTTCGAGGCGCTGGAAGAGATCACTCAGGTCATCGGCTACCAGGAGACGCTGGCCGTCTCGGACTCCGTGATGCGTGTCCAGGGTGCGGAAGACTTCACCGTAGTCGCGGACTGGATCACCGGGCTTGTGGAACCGCGTGACGCGCTCGGAGAGCGTGAGCATGAGGTCCCGGAACCGAGCAAAGCGGAAGTGCTGACTTCGCTGCAATTTGCCGGAGAGACAGCCGAAAATCAGGATCTGGAAGAACTGAACGGCACCTTCCTGAGCACCGCCGACGTGGGCCGTGCGCTCGACTTGGACACCGTGGTCGTGATCGGGCGCAAAGGCACCGGCAAGACGGCCGTGTTCCGCAGGCTCGCCGAGACGCCGACGGCCGTTGTCGTCACCGGCCCGCCAGGACTCGACACTCATCGGAGCTGGACGCCGGACGCGGACGTGTATGGGACGCTCGAGGCGGACCTGCGGGAGCGGGGGTTGGAGTGGCGTCAGGCGTGGCCGGTGCTTGTCGGCCTCGCTATCCGTCAATACCTGTCCAACGTGCCGCAGCCCAACTGGGCGTCGGCGCCCATCGGCGTCCCCGCGGCAGGTGGCGACTATCTCAAGACAGACCTGCTCAACGACGTAAGGGCCCTGTTGTCGGACTCGCAAGCGCCTTTGCTGGTCGGCGAATGGCTTCAGGAAATCGACCGTAGTCTCGACGGGGACCACGTGCTGCTGTTCGATGCCCTGGATACCGGCTTCGGCAACAGCGACAACGATCGCAGGCGCCGCAACGACGGGGTGGCCGGTCTACTCACAGCGGTGGGTTCGCTTGGGCCGCAGCTGCGCAAGCTGCACTTCAAGATTCTGTTGCGCGAGGACATCTGGCGTGAGTCAAAGGTGCCCAACAAGTCGCATCTGAGTGCTCGTTCGGCACGTTTGAGTTGGTCCAACAAGACGGACTACCTCCGCATCGTGATCAAGCAGGCGTGGCGGTCCCAGCCGTTCAGGCAGTTGGTTACCGCACGCCTGAACAAGCCCGACTTCAGGTTGGAGAAGACTCCGGTCGAGTACTGGCCAGAGGAGTTCGTGCGCAATGCCTGGGTGATCCTGGCGAGCGAGCGGGTGTCCGGCGGGCGCACGGCCTACACCGACAACTGGGTTTGGTCACGGCTCGCCGACGCTAACGGCGACCATGCCCCCCGGGCGCTTGCCCAGATGATGACAGCCGCAGTCGGATTGGAGCGGGGCTTCGAGGCCGGAAATTCTTATTCTCGGTCCATCATCCGTCCCCGCGCACTGGTGGAGTCCCTGGACGAGGTCAGCGAATCGGCCCTGGACGCGCTTCAGCGTGACGAATTCCCCGAGCTCGATCCACTGCTACGCAGACTGCGCCAGATCGGTTCCACGCCCTTTGCCACCGAGCAACTCGAGGAGACCTCCCCCGACCTCGTCAAGCTTGCCCGCGACGTTGGATTGTTGGAGGAAGTGCCCGGCCCGCGAGAAAAGGTGGAGCGCTACCGCGTTCCAGAGATGTACCGCAAGGCGCTCAACATGACGCGCAAGGGCCAGGCTTAA
- the mnmA gene encoding tRNA 2-thiouridine(34) synthase MnmA gives MTQTSQRPLRVLAAMSGGVDSAVAAARAAEAGHDVTGVHLALSANPQSFRTGARGCCTIEDSRDARRAADVIGIPFYVWDLAERFREDVVEDFVAEYEAGRTPNPCLRCNEKIKFAALLDKALALGFDAVCTGHYATVVLASDGSRELHRASDMAKDQSYVLGVLDERQLAHAMFPLGDTLTTKDEIRAEAERRGLAVAKKPDSHDICFIADGDTQGFLADRLGGTAQGDILDESGTKLGTHEGAFGFTIGQRKGLRIGHPAADGKPRYVLDISPVNNTVTVGPVEALDVTALTAIKPRWCGTPPSGPGTYTAQLRAHGGETEVSAELTDGTLHVSFTEPVRGVAPGQAVVLYDGTRVVGSATIATTVRRETAAATSC, from the coding sequence ATGACTCAGACTTCCCAGCGCCCCCTCCGTGTCCTCGCCGCCATGTCGGGCGGTGTCGACTCCGCCGTCGCCGCGGCCCGCGCCGCCGAGGCGGGCCACGACGTGACCGGCGTGCACCTCGCCCTCTCCGCGAACCCGCAGTCCTTCCGGACCGGGGCCCGGGGCTGTTGCACGATCGAGGACTCCCGCGACGCCCGCCGCGCCGCGGACGTCATCGGCATCCCCTTCTACGTCTGGGACCTGGCGGAACGCTTCCGCGAGGACGTCGTGGAGGACTTCGTCGCCGAGTACGAGGCCGGGCGCACGCCCAACCCGTGCCTCCGCTGCAACGAGAAGATCAAGTTCGCGGCGCTGCTCGACAAGGCGCTCGCGCTGGGCTTCGACGCGGTCTGCACCGGCCACTACGCCACGGTCGTGCTCGCCTCGGACGGCAGCCGTGAGCTGCACCGCGCCTCCGACATGGCCAAGGACCAGAGCTATGTGCTGGGCGTCCTGGACGAGCGCCAGCTCGCCCACGCCATGTTCCCGCTCGGCGACACCCTCACCACCAAGGACGAGATCCGCGCCGAGGCCGAGCGCCGGGGCCTGGCCGTCGCCAAGAAGCCCGACAGCCACGACATCTGCTTCATCGCCGACGGCGACACCCAGGGCTTCCTGGCCGACCGCCTCGGCGGCACGGCGCAGGGCGACATCCTCGACGAGTCCGGCACCAAGCTCGGCACCCACGAGGGCGCCTTCGGCTTCACCATCGGCCAGCGCAAGGGCCTGCGCATCGGCCACCCCGCGGCCGACGGCAAGCCGCGCTACGTCCTGGACATCTCCCCGGTGAACAACACGGTGACCGTCGGCCCCGTCGAGGCCCTCGACGTGACCGCCCTGACCGCGATCAAGCCCCGCTGGTGCGGCACCCCGCCGTCCGGTCCCGGCACGTACACCGCCCAGCTGCGCGCCCACGGCGGCGAGACGGAGGTGAGCGCCGAGCTGACCGACGGCACGCTCCACGTCTCGTTCACCGAGCCGGTGCGCGGCGTGGCGCCCGGCCAGGCGGTCGTGCTGTACGACGGCACCCGGGTGGTCGGCTCCGCGACGATCGCGACGACGGTGCGCCGCGAGACGGCCGCGGCCACTTCCTGCTGA
- a CDS encoding N-acetylmuramoyl-L-alanine amidase gives MGTKATNGTEGSGTGISRRSVLIGGVVTAAGTAALARDQLKRAWWRLPGVEKPRTPGAVDYARAEWTAASPSNWRRADRPDDYGVDRVVIHVTQGSFQSAVRVFQDPRHGAAAHYVVRKDGHVTQMIRELDVAFHAGNRSYNERSVGIEHEGFVDRPQDFTAAMYTSSARLTAAICARYGIPVDRKHIIGHVEVPGTDHTDPGKHWDWDRYLKLVRAARR, from the coding sequence ATGGGGACCAAGGCCACGAATGGCACCGAGGGCTCGGGCACCGGCATCAGCCGCCGCTCGGTGCTGATCGGTGGCGTCGTCACGGCGGCCGGCACGGCGGCGCTCGCCCGCGATCAGCTGAAACGTGCCTGGTGGCGGCTGCCGGGCGTGGAGAAGCCCCGCACGCCGGGCGCGGTGGACTACGCGCGGGCCGAGTGGACGGCGGCGTCCCCGTCGAACTGGCGGCGGGCGGACCGCCCGGACGACTACGGCGTCGACCGGGTCGTCATCCATGTCACGCAGGGCAGTTTCCAGAGCGCCGTCAGGGTCTTCCAGGACCCCCGGCACGGGGCCGCGGCGCACTACGTGGTGCGCAAGGACGGCCATGTGACGCAGATGATCCGCGAGCTGGACGTGGCCTTCCACGCGGGCAACCGCTCCTACAACGAGCGCAGTGTCGGTATCGAGCACGAGGGCTTCGTGGACCGCCCGCAGGACTTCACGGCGGCGATGTACACGTCGTCCGCCCGGCTGACCGCCGCGATATGCGCGCGGTACGGGATACCGGTGGACCGGAAGCACATCATCGGGCACGTGGAGGTGCCGGGCACCGATCACACGGACCCCGGGAAGCACTGGGACTGGGACCGCTACCTGAAGCTGGTGCGGGCGGCGCGGCGCTGA
- a CDS encoding methionine synthase — translation MSEKSKFRDCQATGIGSMPGGDAREAAKTVTGSFGDGQGVPYLAELPARGPGADMIGRTIGLLVEMYGHVEPSGWRISDRPGRDTRRARSWLGEDLDALEEFTQGYEGPLKVQAVGPWTLAAALERRGGEAVLGDPGACRDLAGSLTEGLRDHLAEVRRRMPGARVLLQLDEPSLTGVLRGRVRTASGYRTYRAVDRQLVESTLREVLGAAGEDATLVHTCAPEVPFALLRRAGADGISFDFALLTEREEEAIGEAVEGGTQLFLGVVPGTDPASDGLSDPGGSVMGVRTLWRRLGLNPGTLTESVVITPSCGLAGASPAYARAALAHCGRAARSLADNPE, via the coding sequence GTGAGCGAGAAGAGCAAGTTCAGGGACTGCCAGGCCACCGGAATCGGTTCGATGCCCGGAGGGGACGCCCGGGAGGCGGCGAAGACCGTCACCGGCTCCTTCGGGGACGGCCAGGGCGTGCCCTACCTGGCGGAACTGCCGGCACGCGGGCCGGGCGCGGACATGATCGGGCGGACCATCGGGCTGCTCGTCGAGATGTACGGGCACGTCGAGCCCAGCGGCTGGCGGATCAGCGACCGGCCGGGGCGCGACACCCGCCGGGCCCGCTCCTGGCTGGGCGAGGACCTCGACGCGCTGGAGGAGTTCACCCAGGGCTACGAGGGCCCGCTCAAGGTCCAGGCCGTCGGGCCCTGGACGCTGGCCGCCGCCCTGGAGCGCCGGGGCGGCGAGGCCGTGCTCGGTGACCCCGGTGCCTGCCGCGACCTGGCCGGATCGCTGACGGAGGGGCTGCGCGACCACCTCGCCGAGGTACGGCGGCGGATGCCCGGAGCCAGGGTGCTCCTCCAGCTCGACGAACCGTCCCTGACCGGCGTCCTGCGCGGGCGGGTCAGGACGGCGAGCGGCTACCGCACCTACCGGGCGGTGGACCGCCAGCTCGTCGAATCCACCCTGCGCGAGGTGCTGGGCGCGGCCGGCGAGGATGCGACGCTCGTCCACACCTGCGCGCCCGAGGTCCCGTTCGCCCTGCTGCGCCGGGCCGGCGCGGACGGCATCTCGTTCGATTTCGCCCTGCTCACCGAGCGTGAGGAGGAGGCGATCGGGGAGGCCGTCGAGGGCGGTACGCAGCTGTTCCTCGGGGTGGTGCCGGGCACCGACCCGGCCTCGGACGGATTGTCGGACCCGGGCGGTAGCGTCATGGGTGTCAGGACGCTGTGGCGCAGGCTGGGGCTGAATCCGGGGACTCTGACCGAGTCCGTGGTGATCACTCCCTCGTGCGGCCTCGCGGGTGCGTCGCCCGCGTACGCACGGGCCGCGCTCGCCCACTGCGGCCGGGCGGCGAGATCGCTCGCAGACAACCCTGAGTAA